One genomic window of Solanum dulcamara chromosome 10, daSolDulc1.2, whole genome shotgun sequence includes the following:
- the LOC129871533 gene encoding uncharacterized protein LOC129871533, producing MSSISSSLSFLTLTSPLYISRQCLSVQPARSCYQRYAFNSHGNVTLSIHVQSASPHPSSNLQSCCSAIASSNDGTTSMINFEDVMEKDWSFLEYPDSSEEHKQKIDEIILAGEITETSKVLIAISSDEFVDRVVDSSNCKQLLVVHDSLFMLACIKEKYDKVKCWQGELIYIPEKWTPFDVVFLYFLPALPFELGQILEALKKRCLPGARVVISHPQGRQVVEEQQKQYPHVVVSNLPEKMLLQNVAADHSFEVVKFVDEPGFYLAILKFMAESMNE from the exons ATGAGCTCTATCTCATCATCCTTGTCTTTTCTCACACTTACATCACCTCTTTATATATCAAGACAATGTCTTAGTGTACAGCCAGCTCGTAGTTGCTACCAACGATATGCTTTCAATAGTCATGGTAACGTTACCCTTTCAATCCATGTCCAATCAGCATCCCCTCATCCGTCTAGTAATTTGCAATCCTGTTGTAGTGCTATTGCTTCATCAAATGATGGAACAACATCTATGATTAATTTTGAAGATGTCATGGAAAAAGATTGGTCATTTCTTGAGTATCCAGATTCCAGTGAAGAGCATAAGCAAAAAATTGATGAGATCATATTAGCAGGAGAGATCACGGAGACTTCTAAGGTTCTGATTGCAATTAGTTCTGATGAATTTGTTGATAGAGTAGTTGATTCATCGAACTGCAAGCAACTACTTGTCGTTCATGACTCTCTTTTCATGTTGGCATGCATCAAGGAAAAATATGACAAGGTTAAGTGTTGGCAAGGGGAATTGATATACATCCCAGAGAAATGGACACCTTTTGATGTTGTTTTTCTCTACTTCCTTCCTGCATTGCCCTTTGAACTTGGTCAAATTCTGGAAGCACTAAAAAAACGTTGTTTGCCAG GTGCAAGAGTTGTGATTAGTCATCCACAAGGAAGGCAAGTGGTTGAAGAGCAACAGAAACAATACCCTCATGTGGTTGTCTCTAACTTGCCAGAGAAGATGCTGCTGCAAAATGTTGCTGCAGACCATTCATTTGAAGTAGTCAAATTTGTAGATGAACCTGGTTTCTATCTTGCTATTCTGAAATTCATGGCAGAGAGCATGAACGAATAG